Part of the Scyliorhinus canicula chromosome 13, sScyCan1.1, whole genome shotgun sequence genome, acagcaagtgtcccgtatgccttcttaCTACCCTATTCACCTGTCAGGCCGGACTTGAGGGAATCTGTCGACAAGCAccacaagatccctctgttcctcttagTGTCCTAATCtgttcctagtgtcctgccattagTGTAAAAAGGAAGAATAAAGATCTCACATATTACTTGAAAAAGAAGAATGTAAATCGAGTGGAGGAGCAAATGGTTGTGTCAGTACGAAGTTATAACATAGATCAGTAAGATCATAACAAAAACAAACCAAGCATTCATATTTATTTTGAGAGGGACAGAATTGAAAAGTACAGATGTTACGTTAAACCTATATCTAACCTTGATCGAACCTTGATCTTCCCTGTAAGACAGTTACCCAAAAAAACAAATAGGGGAAGCATCCTTTCCCGGGGAGCAATGGGATTATGAAACTTGTTCGCACAGGAAATAGTCCAGGTAAATAATATAGATGCATTAAAGAGAAGGCTATAAGGGCTTATGTTGTGCTGCAGCCTTGGGGATAGTGAGAACATTATTACAGTGAATAGGGTGCATGTTTGCACTTAGTTTGTATCAAGACTCATCATTGCAATTGGCTCCGCCCTCATCACTGCTCCTTGCTCCACCCCTCATCATTGCTCTTGGCTCTGCCCTTCATCACTGCTCCTGGCTCCACCCTTCAATACTGCTCTTAGCTCCGTCCattgtggcgcaatggttagcactgggactgcggcgctgaggaccagggttcgcatcccggccctgggtcactggccgtgtggagtttgcacattccccctaggtctgcgttggtttcagccccacaacccaaagatgtgcagggtaggtggattggccacgctaaattgccccttaattggagaaaaaaaaattgggtattctaaatctaTAAACAAAAGAGAGAAGGCTACAGAAGCATATGAGGGAGAAGAGAATAGAGAAAGAATGGGTCAACGGTCATGTGCAGCATAAACACAGCCATGGACTGATTGGACTGAATAGCTGGAATCTATGCTGGATATTCTGTGCAAAACCTAAGCCATGTTCTCCCTGAAATCTTTGACATCACAAGAGAAAATTGGAAGCTGTCATGATTATTTCTTGGTCACTGGAAATTCATTCACCTTTATTGACTGTCTCGCATATGGGGTCACTGGGGTAGCTGGACTTGTTGTATCCTGAAATATAGAGTTGTGCTTGGAAACAGTACGTGATCCCTCTCCGCAGGTTGACATTGAAAGGATTGTGGTCCATGGAAATATTCAGAATCTAGAATCAAAAAGAGAAACAGAAATAGTAGGATAGGTGAACAGTGTTCTTCAGTAATAAAACGAATAGACATGGAACTCAATGTAAGGACCAACATAGGTCATTGAACCATCtgagcctgtttcaccattcCTGTAGATTTTGGCTGGTCTGTATTTCAAATCCATTTAACCACATTAGTTCCATGAATCTtggtggtagtggggggtggagccaggggcaatGGTGAGGGGCGGAGTCAAGAACAATGAGTGGCGGAGCCAGGATCAATGATGAGGGGCAGAGCCAGGGGAAGTGATGAGGGGCAGAGCCAGGAGCAGTAATGAGGACGGGGCTAAGAGCAGTATTGAAGGGTGGAGCCAGAAGCTGTGATGAAGGGCAGAGCCAAGAGCAATGATGAGGGGTTGAGCAGGAGCAATGATGAGGGCGGAGCCAACTGCAATGCTGAGTCTCTGATACAAACTAAGTGCAAACGTGCACCCTATTCACTATAATAATGTTCTCACTATCTCCAAGGCTGCAGCACAACCCTGCTCGGATGCTGGTTTAGGAATGAATTAATTATTTTGCTCATTAACACTGGTCTTAAGGATTTTGGAGATGAAAGGGAAGTTGGGGATAGGACAGCTCCTTCATcctgagctgcgctccgaaaaccagcgattcgaaacaaacctgttggactttaacctggtgttgtaagacttcttactgtgctcaccccagtccaacgccggcatctccacattaggtATAGGACAGTCATTaaaaaggtgggggagggagcattGAGGGTTAAGTGTTAGATTTTTGAGAAGAGCGATGGTGTCAGCGGTTCAGGGCTAGGGTATTAAATTGCCATTCAGGTTTTGAAAATATCAAACTAATCAtatttatgttttttcttttccctttttcaGTATCCAGTCTTTAATTCCCTCACTGCATTTCACTATTCGTATCTTCACTTTAATTCACCCTATCTCCATCATTCCTCTTGTTTCCCagtgtttataatccaatatatcctgggcgggattctcccatcagcggctaagtgtcgacgccggcgtaaaaacgggactgttttactccggcgtcggcgcccattctccagcccacagggggctagcacggcgctggagcggcccacgcatacgcagttgggccggcgccaactagcgcatgatCAGTGGTCTTCTTCCCCGCTCCAgccccgatgccaaatggcgcagggctacaggagcttgtgcgcaggaaaggaggcccccagctagtgaggtcggcccgccgatcggtgggccccaatcgcgggccaggccactaaggAGGCCCCCTCTCGGGGTCGGACCCTCtcaccccacaggctgcccccggacccttcaacgccgaggtcccgccggctcagaggtgttacggcgctggcgggactcgggttttttgtgaTGGCCCAGAGAATCGGTGCGCCAGGCAGTGCCGGCCCGGGCTGGTGAGTCAGCGCATACACCGACCGGTGCCGCGCCGACCACGCCAGCGCCgatgccggcgattctccgctctgcggagaattgcgtcctggcGTCGTGGCGCGATTCGCCGATTCGCTTGCCGCCGCGCTGATTCTCCGACcatgcggggagggggtggggggggggggaattccaccCCCTATTCCTCTCACTGTCCTGTTATCACCTCCTATTTCCAGCAACTTACAGCATGAAAGATTTCCAAACTGAAATGTGCAGGTGAAAGTTCCAACAATGGTGAATGCTACTCCCTTCTTGATCCAGCAAGGTTTTTTCTCAATGATTCACACACTCTGATCACAGTCGGTTGCATACCTGCTGTTCCGCACCTTTCTCCCAGTAATAAATACGAGCATGGATGTTCTTGCTTATTTCACTGACATCCAAGGTTAGCGAACCACCTCTTACATTAACTGTCAGCCTCGGGGTTCTGAGATTGCCTTTAAAAAGGAAGATTTCATCCATTTAGCACTTTTTTCAAGCACTGGCTATCTAAGAACTGTACAGCCAATTATGTATTTTGGAggtgtcactgttataatgtcagAAATTGTAGGAACTAATATGTGCACAGTAAGCTGCTATAAACAGCATTGTGATAAGGACCAGACAATCTggtttctgtgatgttgattgagggataaacattgcccAGGACAAGAGCCTTGCTCTTACAGTGGAAACAGTGGGAGGGGATCTTTCACATCAACCCAAGCAGCCAGAATGGGACTTTGGTTTAAGGTCTCATGTGTAAGACAGCACAaccgacattgcagcactcctcgGCCCTGCACTGGAGAGATTGCCTATAATTGGCGTCttcaatccctggaatgaaactaGCACAAGGATGTGTCTGTCAAACTGTGGCCTGCATAAGTCCTTGTGTGTAGAACTGTCCCCCGGAACGAGTCTCTGATGCGAAACTGTCCCCCAGCACGAGTCCGTGTatgtggaactgtcccccagcACAAGTCCGTCTctgtggaactgtccccagcaCAAGTCTGTCTCTGTGGAACTGTACCCAGCACAAGTCCGTCTctgtggaactgtcccccagcACAAGTCCGTCTCTGTGGAACTGTCCCCCGCacaagtctgtgtgtgtggaactgtcccccagcACAAGTCCGTCTctgtggaactgtcccccagcacaagtctgtgtgtgtggaactgtcccccaacacgagtctgtgtgtgtgtggaactgtcccccagcACAAGTCCGTCTctgtggaactgtcccccagcacaagtctgtgtgtgtggaactgtcccccagcACAAGTCTGTCTCTGTGGAACTGTCCCCTAGcacgagtctgtgtgtgtggaactgtcccccagcACAAGTCTGTCTCTGTGGAACTGTCCCCCGCACAAGTCCGTCTctgtggaactgtcccccagcacaagtctgtgtgtgtggaactgtcccccagcACAAGTCTGTCTCTGTGGAACTGTCCCCTAGCACGAGtccgtgtgtgtggaactgtcccccagcACAAGtccgtgtgtgtggaactgtcccccagcACAGGTCTGTCTCTGTGCAACTGTCCCCCAGCACAAGTCTGTCTCTGTGGAACTGTCTCCCAGCACGAGtccgtgtgtgtggaactgtcccccagcACGAGTCTGTCTctgtggaactgtcccccagcACAAGTCCGTCTCTGTGGAACAGTCCCCCAGTACATGTCCGTGTGTGTGGAACTGCCCCCAATATTCATCCATGTATTTGGAACTGTCTGCCAACACTACTCATgctgggggacagttccacacacaagGACTTGTGCTGGGGGACAGTTCTacccagcaatggcattgccttcccaagttaaaaacaaattaactcccaGGGACACCCCCAAATCAAACAACAGTCCATTAGCCCAGGCTTTTTTCACTCTGGTCAATTTCATGTCTGGCTTCTAAAAGCTTCCTGCTCTTGCAAAACAAGGTGCGGAATTCTGTGaaatggggctacgtccccacgcccgcgaggaAAGAGGGCgctaatcactctggactttcctgcagtcctgagtgattctccattttgaagggggcttgcagggccccggagtgcaccacatagctccggctgccgatacgaggCCCTGCAcgtccggccgcgggtccgcacatgcgccggcggcCACCTGTGGCAGCAGCCCCATGCAAAATGCCAAACCCACACAGCGGaccggccccaacaatataggactcccccccccccccccccccccccctccagattgcacgtgcccgccgatcgatggtcCCCGATTGCGAGCCTGGCCTTCCTGGAGGCCGAACCCCCgccccccggtgacggatcccccccaccccctaccagggcggccgtggactgtgtccgcagccgccactccaagtgcccgccgggtggaaccaagAGTGAACCATACCGGCAAGAGCACTGCCGGTTGCCGGTGGAGGACTGCCGCGGGGGCCGCGAAGGCGTCGgagccgatcgcgggtctgacaccccgttctccacccccgcgctgaACACGATTGCGGCACgaaggctcagagaatcctggccaagataaaaacatgactgccacagtgaaacacactctaacccagggttttaacctttaaattgccaaatgttccACACACGCGGACCCATGATGGGAGACAGTTCCACATATCTAAGTAATGCAGAACTGTAGGAGTACCATCATGAATGAGACGTCAAACCAAAGACCATCCCCCTGCTTAAGTGGGCATAAATGTCCCATGGTACTATTGGAGCAAGGAAAGGGACCCTGCTTTATATTTCTCCCTCAGTTAATGCCGGCGTTATTGTTGGGCTCCGGTATATTTCCAGCTTTCCGGGTCACAAAATGCCATGGGCAAACATTGGCGGTCTGCTTTAGGCTGTTGGCATCGACGACACATGTTGTACACACAGCTACGGAAACAGAAAGATGCAGACTGAAGCTACCCAAATCTGTGTGCAAATGCTCCTGTCAGAATAGTAAAATAAGACTCCACTGGACAGGATACTTACTCTCCCTGCGGTTGAAGAGTTTACTGAGGTTTGCCCATTTTGAAGTGATGTTCTCAAACTGTGAGCGAACCTTCAGATCATAGTCGACATCTGACGAGATGTCTGCTGTGACGTCGCACCATGTTTCGGTGATGCGAGAACATTCCGAGATTACCACCCAAGTCTTCTTGTGATGTCTTTCAAACTCACTGAAACAGAGGGGCACAGAAGTACATTAAATCTGGGAGCCCGGTCCCAACTATCCGCAGAGTTTCCTCCGCACAATAACTTTGTCGTAAAGCTAAATGTGCAAGGGAGTCAAACAAAGCAGCAGCTTTGCACTCCCTGTAATTATATGTATAATGTAGggagtgtaaagggttaacaagatgacgTAAATGTagctcaacactagatggcaccacagaGTAGTCATATAAATATACCGCGACTCctaggattctgggagaaggtgtttgtGAAAGGTTGAGataggcagcgggattctcccttctgcggACTAATTCCCGACGCCGGCAGGagaactggcgccaaccactctggcgtcaacagcccccgaatgTGTGGAATTCTCCTCTGTGTAATTGTTATCTGTGTAAATGTTGCTGCCAGGCTCAGAGATTGTGTATCTCCAGtaagcgtggttccgcgcatgcgcagaccggccggtgtattttGGCACATacgtgggggattctcttctcagcgctggccatggcggagccctgtaggagccggcgcggaaggaaggagtgcccccaaggcacaggcccgcccgcagatcggtgagccctgatcgcgggccaggctaccttGGGGGCCACCCGG contains:
- the crfb16 gene encoding cytokine receptor family member B16 isoform X5, producing MVLRQFLNAMGRVMFTSVFLVSTSGRGLERLPKPKNVFVNSTNMRHILRWSPVRFPLGGITYSVQFQGEFERHHKKTWVVISECSRITETWCDVTADISSDVDYDLKVRSQFENITSKWANLSKLFNRRESNLRTPRLTVNVRGGSLTLDVSEISKNIHARIYYWEKGAEQQILNISMDHNPFNVNLRRGITYCFQAQLYISGYNKSSYPSDPICETVNKDAARPAEYFQHSLLLLLFNGTIRKNDL